The sequence GTGAAGTCAAATGTTTCCTTCTCGATATGGACGGTACCATCTATTTCGGCAACCGCCTGTTCGACGGAACGATCGACTTCCTCAACTACTTAAAAGATACGGGAAGAAACTTCTTGTTCCTCACGAACAACTCTTCCAAAGACAGCAACCACTATGTTGCAAAACTCAAACGTCTCGGCATCGAAGTAACAAACGATGATGTATTGACATCGGGCGAAGCTACTGTAAGCTACCTTGATGCACAAAAACCGGGCGCAAGAGTATATCTTCTCGGCACGCCGGAACTCGAAAGCGAGTTCAAAGCTTGGGGCTTTACCTTGACGGATGAAAATCCCGATTATGTAGTACTCGGCTTCGATATGACGCTCACGTACCAAAAACTCGTTACGGCTTGTAACCTCATTCGTGCAGGTGTTCCGTACATCGCAACGCATCCGGACTTCAACTGCCCGGTAGAAAACGGTTACATCCCCGATGCAGGTTCGATGATCGAACTCATCGCAGCATCGACGGGCAAACGTCCGAAAGTCATCGGCAAACCGAACAAAGAAATCATCGAAAGCGCGTTCCGCAAACGCAAATACGAGAAAAACGAATATGCCATGGTCGGTGACCGTCTTTACACAGACGTAGCAACGGGCAACAACGCAGGCATCTGCTCGATTCTCGTACTTTCGGGCGAAGCGACAGTAGAAGATGTTGAACAATCGGAAGTAAAACCGATGTTCATGCTCAAGGATGTTTCTGAGATCCTTGCTTGTTTGAAAAAAGGAGACCAGAAGTAAGAATCAATAACTGCACTTATTGAATTTCTTCTTTTAATCTCTTTTGATAGGCTCC is a genomic window of Selenomonadales bacterium containing:
- a CDS encoding HAD-IIA family hydrolase; this encodes MKRLCEVKCFLLDMDGTIYFGNRLFDGTIDFLNYLKDTGRNFLFLTNNSSKDSNHYVAKLKRLGIEVTNDDVLTSGEATVSYLDAQKPGARVYLLGTPELESEFKAWGFTLTDENPDYVVLGFDMTLTYQKLVTACNLIRAGVPYIATHPDFNCPVENGYIPDAGSMIELIAASTGKRPKVIGKPNKEIIESAFRKRKYEKNEYAMVGDRLYTDVATGNNAGICSILVLSGEATVEDVEQSEVKPMFMLKDVSEILACLKKGDQK